In a genomic window of Hyphomonas sp.:
- a CDS encoding peptidylprolyl isomerase, with protein MTQVKTGDTVHIHYTGTLNDGTTFDSSEGREPLSFQVGSGQIIPGLDSAIPGMAVGDKKTVNVACDDAYGQVNPAMKQDVPRGDIPADIPLEVGTRLQMQTQNGQVIPVTVAAVDDSSVTLDANHPLAGEDLTFAIELVKIDAAA; from the coding sequence ATGACGCAAGTGAAAACGGGCGACACCGTACACATTCATTACACCGGCACGCTGAATGACGGCACGACGTTCGACAGTTCCGAAGGCCGCGAGCCGCTGAGCTTCCAGGTGGGCTCCGGCCAGATCATTCCGGGCCTCGATTCTGCCATTCCGGGCATGGCGGTTGGCGACAAGAAGACCGTCAATGTGGCCTGTGACGATGCCTATGGACAGGTCAACCCGGCCATGAAGCAGGATGTGCCGCGCGGCGACATCCCGGCTGACATTCCGCTGGAAGTGGGCACGCGCCTGCAGATGCAGACCCAGAACGGACAGGTCATTCCGGTGACGGTGGCAGCGGTTGACGACAGCTCCGTCACGCTGGATGCGAACCATCCGCTGGCCGGTGAGGACCTGACCTTCGCCATCGAACTGGTCAAGATCGACGCGGCGGCCTAG
- a CDS encoding DUF1801 domain-containing protein, giving the protein MAKNENKTQPTDVSPADFIASVEHDRRREDAEVLLKWFEDVTGYAPKMWGPSLIGYGRYHYKYDSGREGDMLITGFSPRKANLVMYIMPGYRDMGEKLARLGKHKLGKSCLYINKLADIDMDVLREIVEDGVAYMTEHYETWPE; this is encoded by the coding sequence ATGGCAAAGAACGAGAACAAGACCCAGCCGACCGATGTGTCGCCAGCCGATTTCATTGCCAGCGTTGAGCATGATCGCAGGCGCGAAGATGCCGAAGTGCTGCTGAAATGGTTTGAGGATGTCACAGGCTACGCGCCGAAAATGTGGGGGCCGAGCCTGATCGGCTATGGCCGCTATCATTACAAGTACGACAGCGGACGCGAGGGTGACATGCTGATCACCGGCTTTTCCCCGCGCAAGGCCAATCTGGTGATGTATATCATGCCGGGCTATCGCGACATGGGCGAGAAGCTGGCGCGGCTGGGCAAGCACAAGCTGGGCAAGAGCTGTCTCTACATCAACAAGCTGGCCGACATCGACATGGACGTGCTGAGGGAGATCGTCGAGGACGGCGTGGCCTACATGACCGAGCATTACGAGACCTGGCCGGAATAG
- a CDS encoding NAD(P)-dependent oxidoreductase encodes MAKTAFLGLGVMGFHMAGHLAARGHQVTVWNRSEAKRGDWAARHKGEVAKDPADAAFGGEFVFLCLGDDPDVREVFDQLEPSLGAGMIVVDHTTASAGLARELDERCRVKGARFLDAPISGGEAGAINGKLTIMCGGEEAAFKSAEPVMAAYGKSMTLIGESGAGQLAKSVNQICIAGIVQGLSEGLHFAEQAGLDAEKVIAAISGGAAQSWQMDNRWKTMVEGHFEHGFAVDWMRKDLRIALEAARENGASLPLTATVDQYYADVQAMGGQRWDTSSLIARLTRD; translated from the coding sequence ATGGCGAAAACTGCGTTTCTTGGCCTTGGGGTCATGGGGTTCCACATGGCGGGACATCTGGCGGCCAGAGGACATCAGGTGACGGTGTGGAACCGCAGCGAGGCCAAGCGCGGTGACTGGGCGGCCCGTCACAAGGGCGAGGTGGCGAAGGATCCGGCAGATGCGGCGTTCGGCGGGGAGTTCGTGTTTCTGTGCCTGGGCGATGATCCGGATGTGCGCGAAGTGTTCGACCAGTTGGAGCCGAGCCTGGGCGCGGGCATGATCGTGGTGGACCACACCACCGCCTCTGCGGGGCTGGCGCGGGAACTCGACGAACGCTGCCGGGTAAAGGGCGCGCGCTTTCTGGATGCACCCATCAGCGGCGGCGAGGCCGGGGCCATCAATGGCAAGCTGACCATCATGTGCGGCGGTGAGGAAGCCGCGTTCAAATCTGCCGAGCCCGTCATGGCGGCCTATGGCAAGAGCATGACCCTGATCGGCGAGAGCGGCGCAGGCCAGCTTGCCAAGTCCGTGAACCAGATCTGTATTGCGGGCATCGTGCAGGGCCTTTCCGAAGGCTTGCACTTTGCCGAGCAGGCTGGGCTGGATGCCGAGAAGGTGATCGCGGCGATCAGTGGCGGCGCAGCGCAGAGCTGGCAGATGGACAATCGCTGGAAGACGATGGTCGAGGGGCATTTCGAGCATGGCTTTGCCGTTGACTGGATGCGGAAGGATCTGCGGATCGCGCTGGAGGCGGCGCGGGAGAATGGCGCAAGCCTGCCGCTGACGGCGACGGTGGACCAATACTACGCCGACGTTCAGGCGATGGGCGGACAGCGCTGGGACACGTCCAGCCTGATTGCCCGTCTGACGCGGGACTGA
- a CDS encoding flagellar motor protein MotB, producing MAIATTNPQRFPGRRPGAPRRKMGTWKMAYADFLTALMAFFLLLWLVSGVSPASRAAIADYFTGDARPAAAAGPLVDMRPSEAQRLITRLAATPALQAAGDSVRIASTADGLRIDLVDSAARPLFASNSGALSEAGTDLTRQVGAVLAPLSAAFTIEGHTDAFTPRDSARSNWEISSERANTALRLLVSAGVSPDRVTAVTGLAATRPLNPGEPHLSANRRISILLHIDG from the coding sequence ATGGCGATTGCCACCACCAATCCGCAACGCTTTCCGGGCAGAAGGCCCGGCGCGCCCCGTCGCAAGATGGGGACTTGGAAGATGGCCTATGCCGACTTCCTGACCGCGCTGATGGCCTTTTTCCTGCTGCTGTGGCTGGTCAGCGGCGTCTCGCCGGCCTCGCGCGCCGCCATCGCGGACTATTTCACGGGCGACGCCCGCCCGGCCGCGGCTGCAGGTCCGCTTGTGGACATGCGCCCGTCCGAGGCCCAGCGCCTGATCACCCGTCTCGCAGCCACCCCGGCCCTGCAGGCCGCTGGCGACAGCGTCCGGATCGCATCCACCGCAGACGGCTTGCGCATCGACCTCGTCGACTCCGCCGCGCGCCCGCTCTTTGCCAGCAATAGCGGCGCGCTCAGTGAAGCCGGAACCGATCTCACCCGCCAGGTTGGCGCGGTCCTTGCGCCGCTGTCAGCCGCCTTCACCATTGAAGGTCATACCGACGCCTTCACGCCGCGCGATTCGGCGCGCAGCAATTGGGAGATTTCCTCGGAGCGCGCCAATACGGCGCTGCGGCTTCTGGTCTCGGCGGGCGTTTCCCCTGATCGTGTAACAGCTGTGACAGGACTGGCTGCAACTCGCCCCCTCAATCCCGGGGAACCGCACTTGTCAGCCAATCGCCGCATAAGCATATTGCTTCACATTGACGGCTAG
- a CDS encoding NAD-dependent succinate-semialdehyde dehydrogenase: MNDPLKTINPATGELLNTYPRMSNGEMMTAIEQCHAAHLEWRQRSLEDRAKVIRAIGEELRKHVDDYAELMTREMGKLYRDGQEEVKLCAGICDYTAEQGPKELASEDREIMTGRKGIITYSPIGIVYGIQPWNFPLYQAIRYSISNLMAGNGVLLKHAETCTGSGLMLRDIYEAAGLPKHLFTVLLISHDQSEKVIEHDRVRGVTLTGSDGAGRIVAEQAGKALKKTVLELGSNDAYLVLEDADLDLAVKKSVEGRLFNNGETCVNAKRFIVTEARYDDFVDRFVEAMEKIRHGDPFSEETDIGPMARADLRETLHEQVTQSVEKGAVIRCGGRIPGGEGAYYPATVLTEVAPGQPAYDDELFGPVASVIRAKDDEDALRIANDSRYGLGGGIFSANEERAIELACNHFDTGMVMINGYGIATPNMPFGGVKDSGYGREHGGFGMKEFVNVKAVFVY; this comes from the coding sequence ATGAACGATCCCCTCAAGACCATCAATCCGGCAACCGGCGAGTTGCTGAACACCTATCCGCGCATGAGCAATGGGGAGATGATGACCGCCATCGAGCAGTGCCATGCGGCTCATCTGGAATGGCGCCAGCGCAGCCTTGAGGACCGCGCCAAGGTGATCAGGGCCATCGGCGAGGAGTTGCGCAAGCATGTCGATGACTATGCCGAACTGATGACCAGGGAGATGGGCAAGCTGTATCGCGATGGCCAGGAAGAAGTGAAACTGTGCGCCGGGATCTGTGACTACACCGCTGAGCAGGGCCCGAAGGAACTGGCCAGTGAGGACCGCGAGATCATGACCGGCAGAAAGGGCATCATCACCTATTCGCCGATTGGAATCGTGTACGGCATCCAGCCCTGGAACTTCCCGCTGTACCAGGCGATCCGCTATTCCATCTCGAACCTCATGGCAGGCAATGGCGTGCTGCTGAAACATGCGGAGACGTGTACCGGAAGCGGGCTGATGCTGCGGGATATCTATGAGGCGGCAGGCCTGCCCAAACATCTGTTTACGGTCTTGTTGATCTCGCATGACCAGTCCGAGAAGGTGATCGAGCATGACCGTGTGCGCGGTGTGACGCTGACGGGCAGTGACGGCGCCGGCAGGATCGTGGCCGAGCAGGCAGGCAAGGCGCTGAAAAAGACCGTGCTGGAGTTGGGGTCGAATGATGCGTATCTTGTTCTGGAAGATGCCGACCTCGATCTGGCGGTGAAAAAGTCCGTCGAGGGTCGCCTGTTCAACAATGGCGAGACCTGTGTGAACGCGAAGCGCTTCATCGTGACCGAGGCGCGGTATGATGATTTTGTCGACCGGTTCGTCGAGGCCATGGAGAAGATCCGGCATGGCGACCCGTTCAGCGAGGAAACGGATATCGGTCCGATGGCCCGTGCGGATCTGCGCGAGACGCTGCATGAGCAGGTGACGCAAAGCGTGGAGAAGGGCGCCGTGATCCGGTGTGGCGGGCGCATTCCCGGCGGCGAGGGCGCATACTATCCCGCCACCGTGCTGACCGAAGTCGCCCCTGGCCAGCCGGCCTATGATGACGAATTGTTCGGTCCGGTCGCCTCGGTCATCCGCGCGAAGGATGATGAAGACGCCCTGCGCATTGCCAATGACAGCCGGTATGGCCTTGGCGGCGGCATCTTCTCCGCCAATGAGGAACGGGCAATCGAGCTGGCCTGCAACCATTTCGACACCGGCATGGTGATGATCAATGGCTATGGCATTGCCACGCCCAACATGCCGTTTGGCGGGGTGAAGGATTCCGGCTATGGCCGGGAACATGGCGGGTTCGGCATGAAGGAGTTCGTCAACGTCAAGGCCGTTTTCGTATACTGA
- a CDS encoding TRAP transporter substrate-binding protein gives MIHRRNLLGAGALGLAGAAAAFANPEKAADLAAPAIARNRRRFNMVTTWPKGLPGLGEAAERVAQRIQQMSDGLMEVKVFAAGELVPPFECFDAVSNGSADMYHGAEYYWTAKSSAYPFFTAVPFGMTAQELMGWIDFGGGQSLWDELSAQFGIKPIQAANTGHQMGGWFRKEINSLDDLVGLKMRIPGQGGDVLRALGGSSVALPGGEIYQSLQTGAIDATEWVGPWNDYYLGFYREAPYYYGPGFHEPGASLAVGMNLRVWEGLTPGEQAIIRAACESVNHLSLGEFTYQNSVHLDLLIRDHGVQMRSFPDEVVSRMAEAAWDVRAASGRDGIEKRIYDSFEASLKLMRGWADVSEGPYYAARNANK, from the coding sequence ATGATCCACAGACGTAATCTGCTGGGCGCCGGAGCGCTCGGCCTCGCAGGCGCAGCTGCAGCCTTCGCCAATCCTGAAAAGGCGGCCGATCTTGCCGCCCCGGCCATCGCCCGCAACCGGCGTCGCTTCAACATGGTCACCACCTGGCCGAAAGGCCTGCCCGGCCTTGGCGAAGCGGCCGAACGGGTGGCACAGCGCATACAGCAGATGTCGGACGGCCTCATGGAAGTGAAGGTGTTCGCCGCCGGTGAACTCGTCCCGCCCTTCGAGTGTTTCGACGCCGTCTCCAACGGGTCGGCGGACATGTATCACGGGGCCGAATACTACTGGACCGCCAAGTCCAGCGCCTACCCCTTCTTCACCGCAGTGCCCTTCGGCATGACCGCTCAGGAATTGATGGGCTGGATCGATTTTGGCGGCGGCCAGTCGCTCTGGGATGAACTGTCCGCCCAATTCGGTATCAAGCCCATTCAGGCTGCCAATACCGGCCACCAGATGGGCGGCTGGTTCCGCAAGGAAATCAACAGCCTGGATGATCTGGTCGGCCTGAAAATGCGGATCCCCGGTCAGGGTGGCGACGTCCTGCGCGCCTTGGGCGGATCGTCCGTGGCCCTGCCGGGCGGAGAAATCTACCAATCGCTCCAGACCGGAGCGATCGACGCCACCGAATGGGTCGGCCCCTGGAACGACTATTATCTCGGCTTCTACCGGGAAGCGCCCTACTATTACGGTCCGGGCTTCCACGAACCGGGCGCCAGCCTCGCCGTGGGCATGAACCTTCGCGTCTGGGAAGGGCTCACACCGGGAGAACAGGCGATCATCCGGGCCGCCTGCGAGAGCGTGAACCATCTCTCGCTCGGCGAATTCACCTATCAGAATTCGGTCCATCTCGACCTGCTCATCCGCGATCATGGCGTCCAGATGCGCAGCTTCCCCGACGAAGTTGTCAGCCGCATGGCCGAAGCGGCCTGGGATGTGCGCGCCGCCTCCGGACGGGACGGGATCGAGAAGCGGATCTATGACAGTTTCGAGGCCAGCCTCAAGCTGATGCGCGGCTGGGCCGATGTGTCCGAAGGGCCGTACTACGCCGCCCGCAACGCGAACAAATAG
- a CDS encoding TIGR00341 family protein: MRLLEVHLPADDRFDTVIRAVKAADPIDYYVQNTERKDRKLISVFIREGTGQSLIDNIQTALETCDDFRITVLPVEATAPNIEEATDQKAQKQIQATREEIYSDVSTGARLDRDFIIMVVLSTIVAAIGLNSDGIAAVIGAMVIAPLLGPVLGFSMGAALGDFKLLKRASVTLASGIAIALFCAWVLSFLLEIDLQSRELMSRAEVRLDGLALAMAAGGAAALSLTRGQASALVGVMVAAALLPPGAALGLFVGTGHWTLAMRAGLLLALNVVALVLAALIVFRLRKIRPRSWIDQKNALRAVWINAGLSVLLLAIATALIIWLDLGSEVSVG, from the coding sequence ATGCGCCTGCTGGAAGTTCACCTGCCTGCCGACGACCGGTTCGACACGGTAATCCGCGCCGTGAAGGCGGCCGACCCGATCGACTATTATGTCCAGAACACCGAACGCAAGGACCGCAAGCTGATCTCGGTCTTCATTCGCGAAGGCACCGGGCAATCGCTGATCGACAATATCCAGACGGCGCTGGAAACCTGCGACGATTTCCGCATCACGGTTTTGCCGGTCGAGGCGACCGCCCCGAACATCGAGGAGGCCACCGACCAGAAGGCGCAGAAACAGATCCAGGCGACGCGGGAGGAGATCTATTCCGACGTCTCCACCGGCGCGCGGCTGGATCGGGATTTCATCATCATGGTGGTGCTTTCCACCATCGTGGCGGCCATCGGCCTGAACTCCGATGGCATCGCGGCCGTGATTGGCGCGATGGTGATTGCGCCCCTGCTGGGGCCGGTGCTCGGCTTTTCCATGGGGGCGGCGCTGGGCGACTTCAAACTACTCAAGCGCGCCTCGGTGACGCTGGCGTCGGGCATCGCCATCGCCCTGTTCTGCGCATGGGTCTTGTCCTTCCTGCTGGAGATCGACCTGCAGAGCCGGGAGCTCATGTCCCGCGCTGAAGTTCGGCTGGACGGGCTGGCGCTGGCCATGGCGGCGGGCGGCGCGGCGGCGCTGTCCCTGACGCGCGGGCAGGCATCGGCCCTTGTCGGCGTCATGGTGGCCGCGGCCCTCTTGCCGCCGGGCGCGGCGCTGGGCCTGTTCGTGGGAACGGGGCACTGGACGCTGGCCATGCGGGCCGGCCTGTTGCTGGCGCTGAACGTCGTGGCGCTGGTCCTGGCGGCGTTGATCGTCTTCCGGCTGCGGAAGATCCGGCCGCGTTCCTGGATCGACCAGAAGAATGCGCTGCGCGCCGTCTGGATCAATGCCGGCTTGTCGGTGCTGCTGCTGGCCATCGCCACCGCCCTGATCATCTGGCTGGATCTTGGCTCGGAAGTGTCGGTCGGTTAG
- a CDS encoding TRAP transporter small permease subunit, whose translation MSPEIFLTLGGWLNWLGLALSPLLLLPLIILVWPEPVEGVGKRLVGIIDTATGWALGAAITSALVLVGAQLLVVLLRYAFGLSFTWLNEIVIYAFAAMFMLGSASALRDDAHVRVDILRPRFGPQGRNWIELAGIYLFLFPICIRLLMMTEQGLARSWALFEGSRESDGLPLLFLFKTLLPAFAVLMVAQGLSEALKAALRLTGKLEDAAEEDPHGGLHGA comes from the coding sequence ATGTCTCCGGAAATCTTTCTCACACTGGGCGGATGGCTGAACTGGCTGGGCCTCGCCCTGTCTCCCCTGCTGCTGTTGCCGCTGATCATTCTCGTCTGGCCAGAACCGGTCGAAGGCGTTGGCAAACGGCTGGTCGGCATCATCGACACAGCCACAGGCTGGGCGCTCGGCGCGGCCATCACCAGCGCGCTGGTCCTTGTGGGGGCGCAATTGCTGGTCGTCCTGCTGCGCTACGCTTTCGGCCTTTCCTTCACCTGGCTGAATGAGATCGTGATCTACGCGTTCGCGGCCATGTTCATGCTCGGCTCGGCTTCGGCGCTTCGGGACGACGCGCATGTTCGGGTCGACATCCTCCGCCCCCGGTTCGGCCCGCAGGGACGCAACTGGATTGAACTGGCCGGCATCTACCTGTTCCTGTTCCCGATCTGCATCCGCCTGCTGATGATGACCGAACAAGGCCTTGCCCGCAGCTGGGCCCTGTTTGAAGGCTCGCGGGAGTCAGATGGTCTGCCGCTCCTCTTCCTGTTCAAGACCTTGCTGCCGGCCTTCGCCGTGCTGATGGTCGCACAGGGCCTGTCGGAAGCGCTCAAGGCCGCCTTGCGCCTGACCGGAAAGCTCGAGGACGCAGCCGAAGAAGACCCGCATGGGGGCCTCCATGGAGCTTGA
- a CDS encoding flavodoxin family protein, whose translation MPRLLIIYHSRTGGTRQMAEAAAEAAGNETDTELKRAEHALPDDLLAADGYLFAAPENLAALSGAMKEFFDRCYYPVLGKIEGRPYGLMICAGSDGENAARQAARIATGWRLKQVQPPLIICTHAQTEAEILAEKTIPDTDLAKCRDLGAALGAGIEMGVF comes from the coding sequence ATGCCCCGATTGCTCATCATCTATCATTCCCGCACCGGCGGAACGCGCCAGATGGCCGAAGCCGCCGCCGAGGCCGCCGGGAACGAAACTGACACTGAACTGAAACGCGCTGAACACGCCCTGCCGGACGATCTGCTTGCCGCAGATGGATATCTGTTCGCCGCGCCGGAAAACCTCGCCGCCCTGTCCGGCGCGATGAAGGAGTTCTTTGACCGCTGCTACTATCCCGTTCTCGGAAAGATCGAGGGCCGCCCCTATGGCCTGATGATCTGCGCCGGATCGGATGGTGAAAACGCTGCCCGCCAGGCCGCGCGGATCGCAACAGGCTGGCGGCTGAAACAGGTACAGCCGCCGCTGATCATCTGCACCCACGCGCAGACCGAAGCAGAAATTCTCGCGGAAAAGACCATTCCTGACACAGACCTCGCCAAATGCCGCGATCTGGGCGCGGCGCTCGGGGCGGGAATCGAAATGGGCGTCTTCTGA
- a CDS encoding arginyltransferase: protein MKFTDSQILPPGLERSLRFYVTNPSPCPYLPGLKERKAFTNLAIGDADLVHNSLSQAGFRRSQTIAYRPACPRCNACRSVRVPTREFTLSRNDRRTLNRNTSLVRRPVESQPSREQYRLLKSYLKSRHDGAGMSDMSYREYSAMVSGSPVQSLIFEYRDGPEEDAPLIAASLTDVLRDGFSMVYTFFDPALSSRGLGHYLILDHILHAQELGLPHVYLGYWVKGSQKMDYKRRYKPLEVLDGESWRPLEDDE from the coding sequence ATGAAGTTCACAGACTCCCAGATCCTGCCGCCAGGGCTTGAGCGCTCGCTGCGATTCTACGTGACGAATCCCAGCCCGTGCCCCTATCTGCCGGGCCTGAAGGAACGCAAGGCGTTTACCAATCTCGCCATTGGCGACGCCGATCTGGTGCACAATTCCCTGAGCCAGGCCGGCTTCCGGCGCAGCCAGACCATCGCCTATCGCCCGGCCTGTCCGCGCTGCAATGCCTGCCGCAGTGTCCGCGTCCCCACACGGGAATTCACCCTGTCACGCAATGACCGGCGCACCCTGAACCGGAACACGTCGCTGGTCCGCCGCCCGGTCGAGTCGCAGCCCAGCCGGGAGCAATACCGGTTGCTGAAATCCTATCTGAAATCCCGGCATGACGGCGCTGGCATGTCGGACATGTCGTATCGCGAATACAGCGCCATGGTCAGCGGCAGCCCGGTCCAGAGCCTGATCTTCGAATATCGTGACGGCCCGGAAGAAGATGCGCCCCTGATCGCCGCATCGCTTACCGATGTGCTGCGCGACGGCTTCTCGATGGTCTACACCTTCTTCGACCCCGCCCTCTCATCGCGCGGGCTCGGCCACTATCTGATCCTGGACCACATTCTGCACGCTCAGGAACTGGGCCTGCCGCATGTCTATCTCGGCTATTGGGTGAAGGGCAGTCAGAAGATGGATTACAAGCGGCGCTACAAGCCGCTGGAGGTGCTGGACGGGGAGAGCTGGCGCCCGCTGGAAGACGACGAATAA
- a CDS encoding SLC13 family permease — translation MLTELVQTWPMWASLAIVCAAITFYMLDRWSMEFVSVCVIAALMVVFILPGAHDTDGNPISAGDLLSGFGNPALITIMALLVVGQGLFQTGALEGPTKALLAGYDKRPVTTLLLAFLAVFVTSAFVNNTPIVIMFLPVMTAIAMRMNAPQSRLMMPLSFASIFAGMTTLIGTSTNLLAAESYDRITGEQLGFFDQTPMGLILAGAGLLYILIFSKFLLPNRRGLSDDIVQPSGKQFVAQIEVTQGHFLLGKKPVAGMFTDLPDMTVRMIQRGERAFLPPYEDISLQAGDLVIIAATRAALQNVLARQPDFLQQVWQASGADLEDSSRPGTLALTEAVIAPGSRMVGRTVEMLGFRRLTRAVTLGIQRRSRMIRTKLGEIRLESGDTLLLCGPVEAFRELRSSRDLILLEWSQTEIPLTTKALAARVIALSLVIAAASGLLSILHASVLAAVAMLIAGCLNTRQASRALDLRIFLVIGAALAMGMALEKTGAADEIAHAVVNLASPYGTLAVLSAIFLAVALMTNLLSNAATAILFSPIALSAAAELQVEDPLPFLLAVIYGANCCFATPIAYQTNMLVMGPGHYKFGDFMKFGGPLVILLWIVFTIFAPWRFDL, via the coding sequence ATGCTGACTGAATTGGTCCAAACTTGGCCGATGTGGGCGAGCCTCGCCATCGTCTGCGCAGCCATCACATTCTACATGCTCGACCGCTGGTCGATGGAGTTTGTGTCGGTCTGCGTGATCGCGGCCCTGATGGTCGTGTTCATCCTGCCCGGCGCACACGATACGGACGGCAATCCGATCAGCGCAGGAGACCTTCTGTCCGGGTTCGGGAACCCGGCCCTGATCACGATCATGGCGCTGCTCGTGGTCGGCCAGGGCCTGTTCCAGACCGGTGCCCTCGAAGGGCCCACCAAGGCCCTGCTCGCCGGCTATGACAAACGCCCCGTCACGACATTGCTGCTGGCCTTCCTCGCGGTCTTCGTGACCAGCGCCTTCGTCAACAACACGCCCATCGTGATCATGTTCCTGCCGGTGATGACCGCCATCGCCATGCGCATGAACGCGCCACAATCGCGCCTGATGATGCCGCTCAGCTTTGCCTCCATCTTCGCCGGCATGACCACGCTGATCGGCACCTCGACCAATCTGCTGGCCGCCGAATCCTATGACCGCATCACGGGCGAGCAACTCGGCTTCTTCGACCAGACGCCGATGGGACTCATCCTGGCTGGCGCGGGCTTGCTGTACATTCTCATCTTTTCGAAATTCCTGCTGCCCAATCGCCGCGGCCTGTCTGACGACATCGTCCAGCCATCCGGCAAACAATTCGTGGCGCAGATCGAAGTCACACAGGGCCATTTCCTGCTCGGCAAGAAGCCCGTCGCCGGCATGTTCACGGACCTGCCCGACATGACTGTGCGGATGATCCAGCGCGGAGAGCGCGCCTTCCTGCCACCCTATGAGGATATCAGCCTCCAGGCCGGTGACCTCGTCATCATTGCCGCCACCCGCGCCGCCCTCCAGAACGTGTTGGCCCGCCAGCCGGACTTCCTGCAACAGGTCTGGCAGGCCTCCGGCGCAGATCTCGAGGATTCCTCGCGCCCCGGCACGCTGGCACTGACAGAGGCTGTCATCGCTCCCGGTTCGCGCATGGTCGGACGCACGGTGGAAATGCTCGGCTTCCGTCGCCTGACCCGTGCCGTGACCCTGGGCATCCAGCGCCGCAGCCGCATGATTCGCACCAAGCTGGGCGAGATTCGCCTCGAGTCAGGCGATACGTTGCTGCTCTGCGGCCCGGTCGAGGCGTTCCGCGAATTGCGCTCCAGCCGCGACCTGATCCTGCTGGAATGGTCGCAGACCGAAATCCCGCTCACCACCAAGGCGCTTGCCGCCCGCGTAATCGCCCTGTCCCTGGTCATCGCCGCGGCCTCTGGCCTGCTGTCGATCCTGCATGCCTCGGTCCTGGCCGCCGTGGCCATGCTGATCGCGGGCTGTCTGAACACCCGGCAGGCCAGCCGCGCACTGGATTTGCGTATTTTCCTCGTGATCGGCGCCGCCCTGGCCATGGGCATGGCGCTGGAAAAGACCGGCGCCGCTGACGAAATCGCCCATGCGGTCGTCAATCTGGCTTCGCCCTATGGCACGCTCGCCGTGCTGTCTGCCATCTTCCTCGCCGTCGCGCTGATGACCAATCTCCTGTCGAACGCCGCCACGGCGATCCTGTTCTCGCCAATTGCCCTGTCGGCCGCAGCCGAGCTGCAGGTCGAGGATCCACTGCCCTTCCTCCTCGCCGTCATCTATGGCGCCAATTGCTGTTTCGCCACGCCGATCGCCTATCAGACCAACATGCTGGTCATGGGTCCGGGACACTACAAGTTCGGGGATTTCATGAAGTTTGGCGGCCCGCTCGTGATACTCTTATGGATCGTGTTTACGATATTCGCCCCTTGGCGGTTCGATTTGTAA